A window of the Nocardia sp. NBC_01329 genome harbors these coding sequences:
- the qcrB gene encoding cytochrome bc1 complex cytochrome b subunit gives MSSGAVGRKVAAQFNEMDERYRGAAFVKRSINKVFPTHWSFLLGEIALYAFIILLLSGVYLTLYFDPSMTHVTYDGAYQPLRGVGMSRAYETALNISFEVRGGLFVRQVHHWAALLFAASIIIHLFRIFFTGAFRKPREANWVIGSLLLILAMFEGFFGYSLPDDLLSGTGLRAAFGGITMGIPVIGTWMHWLLFGGDFPGDIIIPRLYIAHVLLFPGIMLALIAAHVAIVWYQKHTQFPGPGRTENNVVGSRIVPVFAADQGAFFAFTLGFVAIMGGVLQINPIWNLGPYNPSQVSAGSQPDFYMMWTDGLARLMPPWELYLGRYTVPAVFWVALIMGLVFMVLIAYPWIEKRLTGDYARHNLLQRPRDVPVRTAIGAMAITFYVVLTLSCVNDILALKFDISLNATTWIGRIGLLVGPPVAYFLAYRFCIGLQRSDRAVLEHGIETGVIKRLPHGEYIEVHQPLGPVDSHGHPIPLEYQGAVVPKKMNQLGSAGQPGTGSFLRPDPRAESEQHFAAELEEEHRQLAVLKRVQDEAGSNGQNGRGGH, from the coding sequence ATGAGTTCTGGAGCTGTAGGCCGCAAAGTCGCGGCACAATTCAACGAAATGGACGAGCGGTATCGCGGCGCCGCCTTCGTGAAACGATCGATCAACAAGGTGTTCCCCACCCATTGGTCGTTCCTGCTGGGTGAGATCGCGCTCTACGCGTTCATCATCCTGCTGCTGTCGGGCGTGTACCTGACGCTGTACTTCGACCCGTCGATGACGCACGTCACCTACGACGGCGCCTACCAGCCGCTCCGCGGCGTCGGTATGTCGCGGGCCTACGAGACCGCCCTCAACATCTCCTTCGAGGTGCGCGGCGGCCTGTTCGTCCGGCAGGTGCACCACTGGGCGGCGCTGCTGTTCGCGGCATCGATCATCATCCACCTGTTCCGCATCTTCTTCACCGGCGCGTTCCGCAAGCCGCGTGAGGCGAACTGGGTGATCGGCTCACTGCTGCTGATCCTGGCCATGTTCGAGGGCTTCTTCGGGTACTCGCTGCCCGACGACCTGCTCTCCGGCACCGGTCTGCGAGCCGCTTTCGGTGGTATCACCATGGGCATCCCGGTGATCGGCACCTGGATGCACTGGCTGCTGTTCGGCGGCGACTTCCCCGGCGACATCATCATCCCGCGCCTCTACATCGCGCATGTGCTGCTGTTCCCGGGCATCATGCTGGCGCTCATCGCCGCCCACGTCGCCATCGTCTGGTACCAGAAGCACACCCAGTTCCCCGGCCCGGGCCGCACCGAGAACAATGTGGTCGGCTCCCGGATCGTCCCGGTGTTCGCCGCCGACCAGGGCGCGTTCTTCGCGTTCACCCTCGGCTTCGTGGCCATCATGGGTGGCGTACTCCAGATCAACCCGATCTGGAACCTGGGCCCGTACAACCCGTCGCAGGTATCGGCCGGCTCCCAGCCCGACTTCTACATGATGTGGACCGACGGCCTGGCGCGTCTGATGCCGCCGTGGGAGCTGTACCTGGGCCGGTACACCGTGCCCGCGGTGTTCTGGGTCGCGCTGATCATGGGCCTGGTGTTCATGGTGCTGATCGCCTACCCGTGGATCGAGAAGAGGCTCACCGGCGATTACGCGCGGCACAACCTGCTGCAGCGTCCGCGCGATGTCCCGGTGCGTACCGCGATCGGTGCGATGGCCATCACCTTCTACGTGGTGTTGACGCTGTCCTGCGTCAACGACATCCTGGCGCTCAAGTTCGACATCTCGTTGAACGCGACCACCTGGATCGGCCGGATCGGCCTGCTCGTCGGGCCGCCGGTGGCGTACTTCCTCGCCTACCGGTTCTGCATCGGGCTGCAGCGCAGCGATCGCGCCGTACTCGAGCACGGTATCGAAACGGGTGTGATCAAGCGGCTGCCGCACGGTGAGTACATCGAGGTGCACCAGCCGCTGGGGCCGGTGGACAGCCACGGCCACCCGATCCCGCTGGAGTACCAGGGCGCTGTGGTGCCCAAGAAGATGAACCAGCTCGGTTCGGCGGGACAGCCGGGCACCGGCAGCTTCCTGCGGCCCGATCCGCGCGCGGAGAGCGAACAGCATTTCGCGGCCGAACTGGAAGAGGAACACCGGCAGCTGGCCGTACTCAAGCGGGTACAGGACGAAGCCGGTTCCAACGGACAGAACGGACGCGGCGGGCACTGA
- a CDS encoding polyadenylate-specific 3'-exoribonuclease AS yields the protein MRYFYDAEFIEDGHVIDLVSMGVVCEDGREFYAVSTEFDAGRAGPWVCKNVLPKLPPRTSPLWRTREQIRDDLYRFLVPRPTVQPELWAWVSAYDHVVLCQLWGSMVDLPPTLPRYTNELRQHWDAHGRPDLPPPPRDAHNALADARHNLAKFEAIEVARRRAH from the coding sequence TTGAGATATTTCTACGATGCGGAGTTCATCGAGGACGGCCATGTGATCGACCTGGTGTCGATGGGCGTCGTCTGCGAGGACGGGCGTGAGTTCTATGCCGTGTCCACGGAGTTCGACGCGGGCCGCGCGGGGCCTTGGGTATGCAAGAACGTGCTGCCGAAGCTGCCCCCGAGGACTTCTCCGCTGTGGCGGACCCGGGAACAGATCCGGGACGATCTGTATCGATTCCTGGTCCCCCGGCCCACTGTGCAACCGGAGCTGTGGGCGTGGGTGAGCGCCTACGACCATGTGGTGCTGTGCCAACTGTGGGGTTCGATGGTGGACCTGCCGCCGACGCTGCCCCGCTACACCAACGAGTTGCGGCAGCACTGGGATGCGCACGGCCGGCCGGATCTGCCGCCACCGCCGCGCGACGCGCACAACGCGCTGGCCGATGCGCGGCACAATCTCGCCAAGTTCGAGGCCATCGAAGTCGCGCGCCGGCGCGCGCACTGA
- a CDS encoding Rv2175c family DNA-binding protein, whose amino-acid sequence MSAFPCSADVLPASVPLLALPEVAKQLGIVVTRVHQMLRDNQLLALRRDGVVGVPEIFFDETGAVLRWLPGLITVMRDAKYTDEEILEWIFTDDDTLPGKPVEALHGPLAREVLRRAAADPI is encoded by the coding sequence GTGAGTGCCTTTCCCTGTAGTGCCGATGTCCTGCCCGCCTCGGTACCCCTGCTCGCGCTGCCCGAAGTCGCGAAACAATTGGGCATCGTGGTGACCCGGGTGCATCAGATGCTGCGCGACAACCAGCTGCTGGCCCTCCGGCGTGACGGTGTGGTCGGGGTCCCGGAGATCTTCTTCGACGAGACGGGTGCCGTGCTGAGATGGTTGCCCGGGTTGATCACGGTGATGCGCGACGCGAAGTACACCGACGAGGAGATCCTGGAATGGATTTTCACCGACGACGACACGCTGCCGGGTAAGCCGGTGGAAGCGCTGCACGGGCCGCTGGCGCGTGAGGTGCTGCGCCGCGCCGCGGCCGACCCGATCTGA
- the qcrA gene encoding cytochrome bc1 complex Rieske iron-sulfur subunit yields MGGLDKHSAAATPAEPTEAELDAMSREELVALGTARDGVDVAYRRERWPVPGTRAEKRAERQVALWFAISGLAAAALVGVFLFWPWEYKGKDDDGHGLYSLTTPLYGLTFGISILAIGIAVVLIRKKFIPAELSVQDRHDGKSSEVDRRTLVAQLSDAGETSTLGRRKLITRTAGAGIGLLGIGALLVFVGGMVKNPWAQREKSPLWVSGWTPDYQGETIYIRRDTGRPQDIVLVRPEDLDAGAMETVFPWKESWRGDEHATLQSLRGIRNSVMLIRLRSEDAKNAIKRKGQESFNFGDYFAYSKICTHLGCPTSLFEQQTNRILCPCHQSQFSATEWGKPIFGPAARALPQLPITVNSEGYLVANGDFIEPLGPAFWERRS; encoded by the coding sequence ATGGGTGGCCTGGACAAGCATTCCGCGGCCGCGACCCCGGCTGAACCGACCGAGGCCGAACTGGACGCGATGTCGCGGGAAGAGCTGGTCGCGCTCGGTACCGCCCGTGACGGTGTGGATGTGGCCTACCGGCGCGAACGCTGGCCGGTGCCGGGCACCCGGGCGGAGAAACGCGCCGAACGGCAGGTCGCACTGTGGTTCGCGATCTCCGGGCTGGCCGCGGCCGCCCTGGTGGGCGTGTTCCTGTTCTGGCCCTGGGAGTACAAGGGCAAGGACGACGACGGGCACGGCCTGTACTCGCTCACCACCCCGCTCTACGGTCTGACCTTCGGTATCTCGATTCTGGCCATCGGCATCGCCGTGGTACTGATCCGCAAGAAGTTCATCCCCGCGGAACTGTCGGTCCAGGACCGTCACGACGGTAAGTCCAGCGAGGTCGACCGGCGCACGCTGGTAGCCCAGCTGAGTGACGCCGGGGAAACCTCCACCCTGGGCCGCCGCAAGCTCATCACCCGCACCGCGGGCGCGGGTATCGGCCTGCTCGGCATCGGCGCACTGCTGGTGTTCGTGGGCGGCATGGTGAAGAACCCGTGGGCCCAGCGCGAGAAGTCGCCGCTGTGGGTATCGGGCTGGACTCCGGACTATCAGGGCGAGACCATCTACATCCGCCGCGATACCGGCCGCCCGCAGGACATCGTCCTGGTCCGTCCGGAAGACCTGGACGCGGGCGCCATGGAGACCGTCTTCCCGTGGAAGGAATCCTGGCGCGGGGACGAGCACGCCACCCTCCAGTCGCTGCGCGGCATCCGCAATTCCGTGATGCTCATCCGGCTGCGGTCCGAGGACGCGAAGAACGCGATCAAACGCAAGGGTCAGGAAAGCTTCAACTTCGGCGACTACTTCGCCTACTCGAAGATCTGCACCCACCTCGGTTGCCCGACCTCGCTGTTCGAACAGCAGACCAACCGGATCCTGTGCCCCTGCCATCAGTCGCAGTTCTCCGCGACCGAATGGGGTAAGCCGATCTTCGGTCCTGCCGCCCGAGCGCTGCCGCAGCTGCCGATCACCGTAAACTCAGAGGGGTACCTGGTCGCCAACGGTGACTTCATCGAACCCCTCGGCCCCGCCTTCTGGGAGCGTCGATCATGA
- the pknB gene encoding Stk1 family PASTA domain-containing Ser/Thr kinase yields the protein MIGAVLDRRYRIDAPIARGGMSMVFRGVDTRLGRQVAIKVMDPKFAGDPQFLSRFEFEARAVAGLKHSSLVEVYDQGIDGEYPFLVMELVQGGTLRELLRERGPMPPHAVRAVAEPVLAAIGVAHAAGLVHRDVKPENVLISDSGDVKIADFGLVRAVAAANTTSASVILGTAAYLSPEQVTSGSADARSDVYAFGILIFELLTGRVPFTGDNSLSVAYQRVENDVPSPSEFIAGVPPEFDRLVARATAREPGHRFADAGEMVAELRAIAARLDLPAYRVPAPSESAEHTSARHPITRPAPESAAVAGPQATRMVTTAHPRNEPPPPAYIPPQQPTQYSAYQESRANHRRNGMIWAALVVVLTLLVGIGGWWLGMGRYATVPSVAGMTLENATAELQETGFETGTRDKASDTVPVGGVVGTDPGPGARETKGSTIAVLVSSGKPQVPAAAPGDNWDEVQQLIRDQGLQPVDGGEVASTAPEGTLARIDPGPGTVLPAGGRVQIWKSNGSKPVQLPDLRAATPEQARQKLTDLGLTVGGESPVYDKLVEVGRVVGTDPTVGTTVDAGSSVTLLVCEAVTMPSVMGKKVSEARRTLESLGLTVQVRQLAPLDSSAVVSQNPPANANVEPGATVTIVAFP from the coding sequence TTGATCGGTGCCGTACTCGACCGGCGCTACCGGATCGACGCACCGATCGCCCGCGGTGGAATGTCGATGGTATTCCGCGGCGTGGACACCCGCCTGGGCCGTCAGGTCGCCATCAAGGTCATGGACCCGAAGTTCGCGGGCGACCCTCAGTTCCTGAGCCGGTTCGAATTCGAGGCCCGCGCGGTCGCCGGACTCAAACACTCCTCCCTGGTCGAGGTCTACGACCAGGGTATAGACGGTGAGTACCCGTTCCTCGTCATGGAACTGGTCCAGGGCGGCACACTGCGCGAGCTGCTGCGCGAGCGCGGCCCCATGCCCCCGCACGCGGTGCGCGCGGTAGCCGAACCGGTACTGGCCGCGATCGGCGTCGCGCACGCCGCCGGACTGGTACATCGTGACGTGAAACCGGAGAACGTGCTCATCTCCGACTCCGGGGACGTCAAGATCGCCGACTTCGGACTGGTTCGCGCGGTCGCGGCCGCCAACACCACGTCGGCCAGCGTCATCCTGGGTACCGCGGCCTACCTGTCACCGGAACAGGTGACCTCCGGAAGCGCCGACGCCCGCAGCGATGTGTACGCGTTCGGGATCCTGATCTTCGAACTGCTCACCGGGCGGGTGCCGTTCACCGGCGACAACTCGCTGTCGGTGGCCTACCAGCGGGTGGAGAACGACGTACCGAGCCCCAGCGAGTTCATCGCCGGGGTGCCGCCCGAATTCGATCGGCTGGTCGCCCGCGCCACCGCCCGGGAACCCGGGCACCGATTCGCCGACGCCGGCGAAATGGTCGCCGAATTGCGGGCCATCGCCGCACGCCTGGATCTGCCCGCCTACCGGGTGCCCGCACCCAGCGAATCGGCCGAACACACCAGTGCCCGGCATCCGATCACCCGGCCCGCTCCCGAATCCGCCGCTGTAGCCGGACCGCAGGCTACGCGGATGGTGACCACCGCCCACCCCCGAAACGAACCACCGCCCCCCGCCTACATTCCGCCGCAGCAACCCACCCAGTACAGCGCCTATCAGGAGAGCCGGGCCAACCACCGGCGCAACGGCATGATCTGGGCGGCCCTGGTCGTAGTGCTGACACTGCTCGTCGGAATCGGAGGCTGGTGGCTCGGGATGGGCCGCTACGCCACAGTCCCCTCGGTCGCCGGTATGACACTGGAGAACGCCACCGCCGAACTGCAGGAGACCGGGTTCGAGACCGGCACCCGGGACAAGGCCTCCGATACCGTCCCCGTCGGCGGCGTGGTGGGTACCGACCCCGGACCGGGCGCCCGTGAAACCAAGGGCTCCACGATCGCCGTCCTGGTCTCCAGCGGGAAACCTCAGGTACCCGCAGCCGCTCCCGGCGACAACTGGGACGAGGTCCAGCAGTTGATCCGCGATCAGGGTCTGCAACCGGTCGACGGCGGCGAAGTAGCGAGCACAGCCCCCGAAGGAACCCTGGCTCGGATCGATCCCGGCCCGGGCACCGTCCTGCCCGCGGGCGGCCGCGTACAGATCTGGAAGAGCAACGGATCCAAACCCGTCCAGCTCCCGGACCTGCGTGCCGCGACACCCGAGCAAGCCAGGCAGAAACTCACCGACCTCGGCCTCACGGTCGGTGGCGAAAGCCCCGTCTACGACAAACTCGTCGAAGTAGGCCGCGTGGTCGGCACGGATCCGACCGTCGGCACCACCGTCGACGCCGGATCCTCGGTCACCCTGCTGGTCTGCGAAGCCGTCACCATGCCGTCGGTCATGGGCAAAAAAGTGTCCGAAGCCCGCCGGACCCTGGAATCGCTGGGACTGACGGTTCAGGTGCGGCAGCTGGCCCCCCTGGATTCCTCGGCGGTGGTATCCCAGAACCCTCCGGCGAACGCCAATGTCGAACCGGGGGCGACGGTCACTATCGTGGCCTTCCCCTGA
- a CDS encoding class II 3-deoxy-7-phosphoheptulonate synthase, producing the protein MNWTVDVPIDRLPELPPLPNDLRKRLDDALSRPALQQPSWDPEQAENMRTVLESVPPICVPAEVDELRARLAEVARGEAFLMQGGDCAETFADNTEPHIRGNIRTLLQMAVVLTYGASLPVVKVARIAGQYAKPRSSDTDALGLKSYRGDMVNSLVADAALRQHDPSRLVRAYANASAAMNLVRALTNAGMADLHKVHDWNRDFVAQSPAGARYEALAGEIDRGLRFMTACRVNDPSLQSARIYASHEALVLDYERAMLRLAHNSAGDPALYDLSAHFLWIGERTRQLDGAHIAFAELLANPIGLKIGPSTTPEQAVEYVERLDPNNEPGRLTLVSRMGNTKVRETLPAIVQKVQSTGHQVIWQCDPMHGNTHESSTGFKTRHFDRIVDEVQGFFEVHHALGTHPGGLHIELTGEDVTECLGGAQDISDLDLSGRYETACDPRLNTQQSLELSFLVAEMLR; encoded by the coding sequence GTGAACTGGACCGTCGACGTTCCCATCGACCGTTTGCCCGAACTCCCGCCGTTGCCCAATGACCTGCGGAAACGGCTCGACGACGCGCTGTCGCGCCCGGCGCTGCAGCAGCCGTCCTGGGATCCCGAGCAGGCGGAGAACATGCGCACGGTGCTGGAGAGCGTGCCGCCGATCTGTGTTCCCGCCGAGGTCGACGAACTGCGGGCGCGGCTCGCCGAGGTCGCGCGCGGTGAGGCGTTCCTCATGCAAGGAGGCGACTGCGCGGAAACATTCGCAGACAACACCGAACCGCATATTCGCGGCAACATCCGCACCCTTCTGCAGATGGCCGTGGTCCTCACCTACGGTGCCAGCCTGCCGGTGGTGAAGGTCGCACGGATCGCGGGCCAGTACGCGAAACCGCGGTCCTCGGATACCGACGCGCTCGGATTGAAGTCCTACCGCGGCGATATGGTCAACTCCCTGGTCGCCGATGCCGCCCTGCGTCAGCACGACCCGTCCCGACTGGTTCGCGCCTACGCGAACGCCAGCGCCGCCATGAACCTGGTCCGGGCGCTGACCAACGCCGGAATGGCCGATCTGCACAAGGTGCACGACTGGAACCGAGACTTCGTCGCCCAATCCCCGGCCGGAGCGCGCTATGAAGCACTCGCCGGGGAGATCGACCGCGGGTTGCGGTTCATGACCGCCTGCCGGGTCAACGACCCCAGCCTCCAGTCCGCCCGGATCTACGCTTCCCACGAAGCGCTGGTCCTGGACTACGAACGCGCCATGCTGCGGCTCGCGCACAACTCGGCCGGCGACCCCGCCCTCTACGATCTGTCCGCGCACTTCCTGTGGATCGGGGAACGCACCCGGCAGCTGGACGGCGCGCACATCGCCTTCGCCGAACTGCTGGCCAACCCGATCGGCCTCAAGATCGGGCCCTCGACCACCCCGGAACAGGCGGTGGAATATGTGGAGCGGCTCGATCCGAACAACGAACCCGGCCGACTGACTCTGGTTTCCCGGATGGGCAACACCAAAGTCCGCGAGACCCTCCCGGCGATCGTGCAGAAGGTCCAGTCCACCGGGCACCAGGTCATCTGGCAGTGCGACCCGATGCACGGCAACACCCACGAATCCTCGACCGGATTCAAAACCCGGCACTTCGACCGCATCGTCGACGAGGTCCAGGGCTTCTTCGAGGTCCACCACGCACTGGGCACCCACCCGGGCGGGCTACACATCGAACTCACCGGTGAAGATGTCACGGAATGCCTGGGTGGGGCCCAGGACATCTCCGACCTGGACCTCTCCGGCCGGTACGAGACGGCCTGTGATCCCCGGTTGAACACACAACAGTCGCTGGAGCTGTCGTTCCTGGTCGCGGAGATGCTGCGGTAG